In the genome of Peromyscus eremicus chromosome 1, PerEre_H2_v1, whole genome shotgun sequence, the window tcactgctaggatttGGGAGTCTGTCcgatataataagctttttgattaacattttaaatgccatattctgcagatctctgagcatttgaggaTTGCCTGTCAATCAGGTATGAAGGACAGATTATCAACTTGTGTTCCCTAACAGTCTTCAATATGTCAGCAGCTTTCATAAGACTAGGACttactgtctcctgagaaggcaaagaagagtgacagcGGAAAGATCCCAGAGTCAAATGAGAACAGGAAAAGGGGGCTTGAGAGTAGGGATGTGGCCCAACTCTGGGGAAAAGGCCCTCTCAGGCGACCAGTAACTCCAttacagaatgaatatatatacacacaaatatcttatttatcaaacatatgcCATTATTTATGTCAGTTCTCTAGAAGCTTGATATTGAATACTTGGCAAAGACATTGGTATAAATCTCTAAGTTAGCTATTGTTAATCTGAACAGATAAATTTCATATCAATCTAAGTTTTTTGAGGTTTGCTGTTTTCTTACTCTAGAAGGAGATAAAATGAACAGAGAGCTCATTaggactaaatgtattttttttaaccttagtaAACCTCAGTAAAAGATGACTGCCAGCCTTGTGGCTGTCTAAATCATGATGAGGTCCGGGGAACAAAATTAAATGTTATTTAGACTTAATTTTGAGAGCATATGTAAATTAAATCTGGACATATAGTTTTCGCAATTAGTTACAGGTTAACAAAATTAGCAAGGATAAGGAGGCCTACATGcttaagcctgaatagaccttgagtAGGGAGAGACATTTTTTAAGCCATTGGCAGTGATATCTGCATCTATTACCATTTTAAGGCCCTGTAGCTCTgatctgatctttgagtacagccagatcataatcctgaatgatttatatagaaataataatttcttaagcttatataatacctctttggttctgcataaagaaaATCCAGTgtcttattgcagaaccattttagttaaAAAAGTCTATCAACTGACAATATTGGATCCAGTTTCCTGGTATATCAATGGGCATTAGGTAACCATTTTGTCCCCTATGCCAGGGTGTTAACCTTTAACTTAGCCTTTTAGCCTGTTTTGGGAGCAGGGAGCATAGGATGACATATTTTCTTCCATAACTGCTTCAAGCCAAAATGGGGTGCAGATGGTCAGAGCCCAGTGAGGCTGAAAGcctagtcaaaggtaaggagggaatTTAGGCCTATGGGGTATTTATCAGAAGCATGTGGTCATCTGACCTAGCTGTAGAGACAGGAAACAATTACATTTGGCTGGACTGGTCCACATCATATCAGCCTTCAGCAAGTCCAGAGCTCGTGGTCATTTGGAGCAGGTTACAGTCAGCAGCTGCTGCTTCGATGTGTTACCAGCCAAGTGGAAACTTGCTGAAGCAGATAGACTAGagacaaaagttaaaatttatgaactcaTTTGGAACCTTTAGGCCCACAGCCTTAGTAATTGGGAAGGGGAGGATTTTGAAACTCAAGCTGTACTGTTATACTTATCTGGAGTcattttgacctctgtgaagtggatccaatgGCTTCTTTTGATCCTCTGAGGCTTATATAAATTTTTACTTAATGAAAGGACATAAAACCTTTAGATATATTAGTATTACCAAAcagtactgaaatccatatcGTAAAAAAACAGGCAATGAATATCTACAAAATTACAGTAGACTCATACCCTTGAGTCCTAGCAGAAGTACAGATTTGTGTTAAAAGCATGTACATTTTTTTGGAGACAGCCAGGTACTGTAGAtgaattactaaatggtcttattaaataaaaacccagagccagatatcagggttgaaacctgaaagatcagaggaataggaaaagccacagctaacctcacctcaccaactccacagtttccaaagagatctacttcctgtatacctacacctatatgcctttctgttctcctatatcatttgctctctctgtccagctacatcacttcctcttcctgtccagctctgtcactttctgtctgtctgtaaagacctccagaactctatggttagtactggaattaaaggcgtgtgtcaaaatgcttggctctgttcccagtgtggctttgaactcacagagatccagacagatccctgcctctagaatgataggattaaaggtgtgtgctaccattgcctgacttctgtgtttactatagtggttgactttttcctctgatcctcagataaattttatttgggGACACAgaatattgggggacacaatacatcatcaCAAGGTGCACAGTGAATGGAACTGTCTCTGACTTGATGAAgtttaagtctatatttagaagaaatataaaatataaaaagaaaatctacaatCTTGAGCTTATAACCCAAATAGTATCAGAATTCTATTAacattaaaatctgaaattttaaaatcttaatataacaatatcatagaagGAGAAAGTAATCTGAAGCATTTAAATCATTTATGTCAAGAGACCTAGCAGCTTTAGGAATAgtaaaagttgatttttttatctataaaatgaggTGGCAAGCGGGCTATATCATCATCATGTGGTGCCACTGATGCCCTAGAGCccgggagagaggaagaggatagATCTCCAGGCCCTGCCCACAAGAGTGCTCAAGTGGCCACAGAGGAGCACCAGACTGATACAGGAAGCTTGAGTCCTTGGCCCCTGTAAAATAATGCTTGGCTTGAGATGGAGCTTTCCTATCCTCCCCCCTCCTCGAAGAGATGGCCTGAGCACCTGGCACCCAGCCCATGCTTGAACCATGGACAGGAAGTCACATTTtgctgcccttagtaaagatggctccTGCCATCTTTCAAATGCCCTTATCAAATATGGTGACAGAACTATAAGACCTGTTTGTCTTTGACCTTAGTCAGGATGGTGCCTGCCTGACCACTTAATTACCCTCTGGCACCTGACCATGTGTTCacaaggggtttttttttttctttcaagacataTGAAACATATATGGAACACATAAACTCAAGCATTCAAAAGTCAGTCAGAAACACATTCATGTGGCCACATCAATCACACATTTCCATCTGTGCATATGAAATAAACTTTTTCAACAGAATGACAGACAAAACTTCCCAGGAAACTATCAGCTGACCAACTTAAAAAGTCAGAGATAACAATTACAGGACTTCAGGCATAGACTGAGAGACAGCATggtgggaggaaggcaggaagtaGCAGAAGAAAAGGGAGGCATCCTGGGTCTCCTGAGCCTCAGTATCAGCAGCAGTAGCAGAGGGAAGGTgggctgtggggggaggggtggggctcGAGGTGGTGGCAGCAGGAGGACTGAGAAGAGTGGGAAACAGGgagcagacagagacaggacagtaCGAGACAGTTTGAGCAGAAACTTGAAGGAGCGGGTGGTGAGGAAGGAGTCAAGGGTTAGGAGAGCAAACAGTACAGGTGtagaaaaaacctggagccagatactgggatgaaagctgaaagatcagagaaacagatcAAGCCAGCCCCATTCTTACCTctttgaaatcctcagcctcaagagagtgagttcctctACCTTCaggccttatgtacctttctgtgtcctgccatattactgtctgggattaaaggtatgtgtcctgcccaagcaaagacatgagatctcaagtgctgggattaaaggtgtgtgccaccacatctggctctgttctcagtgtggctttgaactcacagatatccagacagctctctgcctcccaagtgataggattaaaggcttgtgccaccacaccctgactTCTATGCCTAAttttgtggctggctttgtcttctcatccccaggaaagctttattgggTACACAATGTTTCATCACAAACAGGGATCACAGGCAGCAGTTATAAAGTTAGAAGTTTGGTAGGAGGCTCATTTTCCATAAGTGAGATAGAAGAAGATCCAGCTGGCTGAGCTTCCAGCATCCCAGAGGCTCAGCAAGGACGGATGACAGAGTGGGGTGGTCAGTGGATCATCATCCAAAGATTTAGGGGCACTGGAGCAAGCTGGCACAAGCTGTCCCATATGTGGTCGGACAGGAACAGGGGCTGGAGGGCTGAAAGACCAAGATGTGTGGTGCCCGGTACAGAGTCTTTGGACAAGGCCAAAAGGTGAGAAACCATTGTTGAGAACGATACAAATCCTCACTTGTGGAAAATGGCCAGAAGGTGTAGGGGGCTTACCGATTATGGAGTGAGTGTTGAAGTTTCCAGAGATTCTAGCATCTCAGAGTGCCGGCAGGCAGGAGCAAGAGCCAGGAAGGCCTCTGCTGAGTTACACAGCACCAATGTTATGAAATGACATGTGGGAGGCCTTGGTGGGTTGGGCCTAGGTGTCccagtgggtgagagagacacaccatgcagacactgtggagggctgaggctgtggctgcaGCATGGAGCAGTGAAAAGTTACACCATGCAGACAAATGTCCATGTGGAAAGGTTATTATTAAAGtgaacgggggtggggggaggaggtgaGCACTACCTTTggcaaaagggaggaaagagagagaatgaagagggAGGAGTTTTTTCTTAAAGTAGACTTTAATAAGATGATGTCAGGATACTGGGCAAGTCTCTCAGGGGTGGGTCCCCAAGAGGGAGGCTCAGAATACTAATACAAAGGTTTCCCTAATGTCCTATAGACCTCACTTGGGCAAGTAGGTCCAGACTCTGGGTCCTCCTCACCTCTTGTTCCCTTCTTTCCAGGTACTACCTGGATGAGTGAGATCCTGGACATGATCTACCAGGACGGCAAGCTAGAAAAGTGTCGCCGGGCCCCCATCTATGCCCGGGTGCCCTTCcttgagttcagatgcccaggagTTCCCTCAGGTAAGAGCACTAGGGTGCTAGACAcaagtggagagaggaaggaccTCTTAACAAAGTTCTCTGTTCAACTATAGGTCTTGAATCTTTGGAAGAGACACCAGCCCCCAGGCTCCTTAAGACGCATCTGCCCCTGTCCTTGCTTCCTCAGAGTCTGCTGGATCAGAAGAtcaaggtaaaaacaaaaacaagaaacaccaGTTATGATGGTACCTTCCAGCATttggaaagtagaggcagaaggatcaccgtaagttcaagaccagtctgagctGTATCTGACCCTGTttcaggaagacagagaaaaagaaaagaaaggatagaggaagggaaagagggggagaCAGGGGAGAAATGGGGGCTAAGGGGAGAGGATGCAAAAGCTCCTAGGGTCATCCTAGCCTTGGTTTGTTCTGCTGGGAATTGTGGGACTACTCAAGCCCTGTTTCATCTTGTATGGACGGTCTCTGGCTGTCACTCTGGCTGGGCTCAGATAACAACGAAAATGGAATTCTTCAGTGTAAGCTACAGAAGCAGAGTCCAGGTGCTCACAGGACATAGATGGAGGGGCTGGTGGAACTCTGACCTACCACATGTATGTGTTGACAATAAAAGAGTcagataagccgggcggtggtggcgcacgcctttaatcccagcactcgggaggcagagccaggcggatctctgtgagttcgaggccagcctgggctaccaagtgagttccaggaaaggcgcaaagctacacagagaaaccttgtctcgaaaaaccaaaaaaaaaaaaaaaaagaatcttaaaaaaaaaaaaaaaaaaaaaaagagtcagataAAATATAGTTCATGGAATAGCCAGGACTTTGGCATCAAAGATGTAATTAGGTCAGTGGTACCCATACTATGAAATCTCAACAAGTCAATTTCTAGACCTGTGTTCTCTTCTGCCATCCCCAAAAGAAGTGCTGAGAGTCCCCAGTGCTAGAAAGTATGGCTCCTCACTGGGTCCTGTGAAAGGTAACAGGACAGCAGAAGGAACCAGAACTAGGGACTGTCTGCCCCTGCAGGTGATCTATATTGCTCGAAATCCAAAGGATGTGGCTGTCTCCTACTATAATTTCTACAACATGGCCAAGGGGCTGTTCCCTGATCCAGGCACCTGGGAGAGCTTCCTGGAGAACTTCATGGACGGGAAAGGTGAATCTGAGTCTGTAGCAAGGAGGGGGCTGGACCCAGGGGCAGAGCTGGAGCTAACAGGGCCTGTGTCTGTGCTGTCTTGTCCCCAGTGTCCTATGGGTCGTGGTTCCAGCACGTGAAGGAGTGGTGGGGGCTGACACACACTCACCCTGTTCTCTATCTCTTCTATGAAGACATGAAGGAGGTGAGGATGCCTGCTACCACTTCCTTCTGGGTCCCACAGGCAGGAACCTCAGGAACCTGGCCCTGTCCTGGCCCTGAGCCCCATCCCtatcccagccccaccccagacAGCACCTCCCATCCTACCTCCTGGCTCAGGATCTCAGCACAGAGCATGCTCAGTCCTTATCTTGGAGTAGGTGTCAGTCATGTGCCAGGATAGACCTGgtggcttgctgctcttgcttctCCCTATTCCAGAGGTGCCAAGTCTGGGCACCAGTGATCAAAGTCTATCCCTGTCCTCTCTAGAATGAAACCAGGGTAGGGTAGGAAGCTACCTACTTTGCCCCAGGGAAAGAGGCTCAGACTTAAGACACAGGGAGTCAAGAGGTTCTTAGTGGAAAGGCATAGATAGCTTCCTGTCACATCACAGAGGTGCCTCCCCTTGTCCCAATGAGCATCATCAACCTCCACTGAAGCATCCTTCTGTGCTCCAGGACCCCAAAAGGGAGATCAAGAAGATTCTAGAGTTTTTGGGGCACTCCCTGCCTGAGGAGACCGTGGATCTCATTGTTCACCACACATCcttcaagaaaatgaaggagaacaCCATGGCCAACTACACCACCCTCTCTTCTCACTACATGGACCACTCTGTTTCCCCCTTCATGAGGAAAGGTGGGTCTCAGGAAGGATGGGTATTAAGGGATTTGGAAAGCTTCCAAAGCCACTTGAGTCTCCTCTGTGATTGTCACTCCGTCTTTCTTCTGTCCCTCCCAGGCATTGCTGGGGACTGGAAAAACACCTTCACTGTGGCCCAGAATGAGCGTTTTGATGTTCAGTATGCTGAGAAGATGACAGGGTGTGACCTCATCTTTCGCTGGCAGGTCTGAGTGACAATATGACTAATCACCCCAGAGAACTGTCGACACCACCATAACACCTCCTTGGGGATAAATGAGCATGTCTTCAACCTACCCCTCCATTACAAGTCAAGGGGAGAACCTAAGCTGCAAGACTGAagaccaacaaagacaaaccttGAGTTTAAAAAGGACTGGGAGTTAGTTCaatgtcatcatgcttggctggcTTGTCAGGTCCTGGTTAGATaacatcaaaaaggaaaaaacattttttttttgcttgtttgtttttgtttttgttttttaatgccaTAGGCATAGGATTGAGAATTTAAGGACAACCTAAATGCTCTAAAACACAAAAGGTGAGGtgtggtggcagcacatgcctttaattccagcacagagaggcagaggcagggagatctctgtctGAGAAAACATAagaggttccaggccagccagagccccACAGTGGTACCTGATTAAAAATAagtgcacacttgtaaccccagcactttgagatagagacaggagaaccaTATAGATGTTCAGGGTCATTCTGCTCcactacagagcaaattccaggctagccttggctccTCACAGCCTGTATCCAcgtgaggaaaaagaggaggaggagttgcTGCCAGGATGTGGGCTCCACAGCAGTCAGGTCCAGCTGGGGCCACAAGGCAGGGCTGTTTCCACAGCACTGGAAAGAATCGGAAAACAAAGAACTGGTACTAGAACAGCTGGGCCTCTTCCCATCGCACATCCTGCCgtgtgggtggggggtggtaTAAGCTTGATGGGGGCTGTGGTGCAGTATTTAAACTTGATCAAAATAAAACCCTAGTTGTCTTTTCCCAAGAGGACACCACTGGCTGACATAGGCCTGCCAGTCAGCTTTCCTTTTCTGGGCTCCATGAGGTTGTGGGTCCCTAGGATGGGTGAAGGGGGACCTAATATCCATTTGTGCGTTTGTTGGCTTCTACCCTTAGCAACAGGTGGTAAGCATCCATTGCTTTATGAGTCTCTCCCCCAGCAGAGATTCTCTGTGTCTGAAACCCAGCCCATCTCCCCTGTATGTGATGGGTCTCTCTGTACCTGTCATACCACAGGGAGAGGAGGTTGGGGTGCCCATTCTTACTCCAGCCGAACAAcaaccacagagacagagacccagTCCCTGCTACAGAAGGGGCTCATAGAAGCTTTTCAGGAGTTCTCaacttcctgatgctgtgaccctttactacagttcctcatgttgtggtgacccccacccatgaaattattttgttgctacttcataactgtcattttgtgactgttatgaatcagaaggtaagtatctgatatgcacgatatctgacatgtgaccccgTGTAAGGGTCATTCTACCCCCTTACAGAGTCATGACCTACAGggtgagaactgctgctttagacaaatatgaaaaatggagggagagccgggtggtggtagcacacttttttttttttttttttttttttgagataggatttcactcCATGGCTTTGgagcatgtcctggaacttgctctgttgcccaggctggcctcgaactacagagatccacatgtctctgcctccccagtgctgggaatgaaagtcccggcactcgggaggcagaggcaggtggatatctgagccagcctggtctacagagtcagttctagGACTGcttgggctgttacacagagaaactctgtctcaaaaaagacaaacaaacaaaattgtgatttgaaaaaaaatctaaaaaggaGGGAAATGAATCACCAGATAGTAAACTCTAAATCCAAATAAATCCCAGGCcccacaggctggagagacggcttagcaattaagagcacttgctgctctagtACAGGACCTGatttctgttcagtttccataCTAGGCACCTCACACCAGCCTGTGACACTAgttccagggaacagatgcctctggccttcacagccaCCTGCACTCACAGGCATATATATCaccgaacacacacacataattaaaaataatcttagctgggttaagagccctggctgctctttccaaaagttctgagttcaatttccagcaaccacatggtggctcacaaccatctgtaatgagatctgatgccctcttctgtcatgcaggcatacattcaAATAGAACACTTAAATACGTTATGAATAAAActcttaaaaagtaataaaataataataaaaatacaattctttaaaagaaagggctagggagatgattcagtggttaagagctcttgctgctcttctatgggacttcagttcagttcctagcacccacatcaggtacctcacaactgtctgtgagtccagctccagggatcagaTGCATGTGGCCTTACagccacctgcactcatgtataaTGCCCATATGCACACATTtacacctacacataatttaaaaatcataaaaataattatttaaataaaaggaaaaaggagctggttggtggtggcgcaatcctttaatcccagcaccaggcggatctctgtgaatttgagctcagcctggtctacagaacaagttccgggacagccagggttacacagagaaaccctgtctggaaaagcaaacaacaacaaaagataagGAAAAGCCAGGTTAGGATTaactgggggaaggaagggaactgGTTGTGGGGGAGTCACAGGAGGGGAATATGAGAGAGAACCATGTGAGAAAAAAAGTTTAATGACATCACTATGATAACACATGGGAAAATTTATGGCTGTATACAAGTCATAAATCAATGAAGCTGAGCATGGGGGTTCATACCTGCAGCCTTAGCACTTGGAATATCAGGGCAGGAGGGTCCACCCacattcaaagccatcctcagctataGAGCAatgttgaggccagtctgggctaaatgaaactgtgtcttgaaattCCCTTCTGAAGGGAAGATTGAAGCTCGTAAGACTCAGAACATGAAGCTTAAGAGGGGCAGGATGCTCAAACCCTAAATGTCTCCAGCAGCTGGAGACACCTGTGCTGCCTTGTCACCTAGGCTCCTGTAAGTCACCCCCTTTTCCCCCACAAGGTAGCTCCTTAGCTCAGTAAGGTGGAaccttgtgggagcccacaactgactcagtttctcagtttgaatctgaagtctattttgagtcaatagagttcaagcttgcttgcttcagggctgtgagaaagtcctgattagctcACAGAGTccccttgaagggctgtgagaaagtcctgattagctcACAGAGTccccttgaagggctgtgagaaagtcctgattagcccatgggaaggaacacactatctagctagtTGTAGGCTGCTGATGCCAGTCGGGGGTATACtgagatagaaaaagaaactgcctgctccttgaggCAAGGACAGGATAGacagtggttgaatgcctgtgctgtgttctacctctgtccttccagACTGTATATAAACTGGCTGTGAAGTAAACTCAGGGCTGTCCGGCATTGACCGGCAGACCTCTCgactctgttctgtcttcttcattgtctctacaatctgcacgcctctacccagctacccagctgactggTCAGCAAACTCCAACAGAACCTGTGGACCTGTTCCTTTACTCTGGCCTTGGCACCCTTTTTGAGCTGAACAACTGTTTGGCAAtatcttccctggagaagacaccCAAATGTTCCCATCCCCTGTGACTGAGCAGCCCATGGTCCTACGCAGGGGCCAGTGTGGTCACATCAAACCTAAGGATATGGAGATCAGAACTCCACTGGGTTGGCTTCCACGGGACAGCAAACAGCATTCCAGGTGAGGAGCAAGACTCAACACTGCTTCCCGGGAGACACATAGAGCCTGCCAGAAGTCTTTGTCTTGTCTGAAAACTGGGGTGTTGAGAAGGAGGAGAGGCATGTCCAGCTGCTTGGGAACTAAAACCCTGAGCACTGTCACTCCCCTAGCAGGCTGGCAGCGGGCCACCCTGTGGTCTGGGGGCTACATGGGTGCCGGCAGCCCAGACCAAGAGCGGACCTAGAAGGCTTGTGAGCAGCCTTCGCAGGGACTtagaacttccttccttccttccttccttccttccttccttccttccttcctccctccctccctccctccctccctccctccctccctccctccctccctccctctctctctctctctctctctttctttctttctttctttctttctttctttctttctttctttctttctttctttcaagttgGGACCTGAAAGCCCTAAGTGGGGAGAGGAATCCATCCAAGTGTACTAACTCCAATGGCTGGAAGGGAGGCAGAAAAAGCCAAGTCTCTTAGTTACCTCAGAGCCCCTCCACATGAAAGGGGCTGATAC includes:
- the LOC131899567 gene encoding sulfotransferase 1A1-like, which gives rise to MELMEDFSRPPLVPVKGIPLIKYFAEAIGPLQNLTVWPDDLLISTYPKSGTTWMSEILDMIYQDGKLEKCRRAPIYARVPFLEFRCPGVPSGLESLEETPAPRLLKTHLPLSLLPQSLLDQKIKVIYIARNPKDVAVSYYNFYNMAKGLFPDPGTWESFLENFMDGKVSYGSWFQHVKEWWGLTHTHPVLYLFYEDMKEDPKREIKKILEFLGHSLPEETVDLIVHHTSFKKMKENTMANYTTLSSHYMDHSVSPFMRKGIAGDWKNTFTVAQNERFDVQYAEKMTGCDLIFRWQV